TCGATATCACCGGTCGGGTCTTCCGTGAACTCCGGAATCATCTCGTCAGGCGCGAGGTAAGGGTAGGAATCAGCGTAGATCTCCGAGTGAAGGATCGGTTCAGACATCCCATCATACGCCAGCTGGTTGTGCCGCTGGCGGTTCATCGCTTTCCCGATCGCATGGCGGAACTCGGGGAACATACAGGGCCCCCTCGAACAGTTGGGGTAAATAACGACAGGCGCCCATCCATTGGTCGCGGAGAACTCTCCCCAGTCGTTCTCATTAATTCGCTCTCTCGCGTTGCTGGACGCATCTGTCGCGACATCCAAGTCCTCGGCCAAGAACGCCTGCATCGCTGCCTCCGCGCCCTCGTAGCCAACGTGGATGATTTCGTGCTCCGGAGACCACCCGTCCTCCCCGTACATCGGATGGCCTTCGTGCGGTGAGACACGCACCGCTTGGCTCGAATTGAAATTCTCTATTTGCCAGAGTCCCGACCCAATGATCTCATCCGGGTGCGCCTCCCCGGGATTTTCCATCGCACCCGCCTCTCTCCAAGAGTCGCTGTGAAGGATTCCCCAGTTGGGGAGGCGAGCCGTTTGGAGTAAGATATCGGGGTCCTCGCCCGTGAATCTCACCGTCTTATCGTCGACGACCTGTATTTCGTCGTACTGTGGCTCTCTCGCCAGTGGATACGAGCCAGGGTTCCCCAGAATGAGGTCGAAGGTGAACTTGACGTCTTCCGCCGTAATCTCGTCTCCGTTGTGGAAGGTCGCGTCTTTGAGCGTGACAGTCACCTCTCGACCTTCGTTTGCCTCTTCGACCGATTCAGCGAGAACATTCATCAGCTCGAAGTCCTCGTTGTACATCGTCAAGGGTTGGTGAATCCCGTGTGACCAGAACATAATATGTGGGGCCGCCGTGAGGGTCAGGAAGTTTCTCGAAGAGATCACCGTGGGATTGAGACTGCTGGTGAACGAGTCCCCCGAGGTGGGTTCCGACTGCCGCCACATATGCGTATTCGCGTACGTGAGACCCCACGATCCCAACCCATTGAGATTCACAGTACTGGAATTATATGTGCCGAAGTTCGGATATTTGAGTAGCGGAATCGAGAAGTACTCGTTACTTCTGATCTCCATCGCCCGATTGATCAACTCCTGTCGTTCTTCGGACCGACCCTCAACGCTCTGTTGGTAGACCGTGTTTGTGTATTCACAGTTTGGATAGTCAGAGGGGTTGTCGGATCCGGTGTTACCGACACGGTCTATCCCGAATCGATGTAGCATCTCATCCGGGTCGAGGCGGAACGGATTTGTACCGTGAATCATAAGTTCCATATCACTTTCACGTTCCCCTGACGCCATTTGAGAGATCTGCGTTGGGTAACTCTTTCCCTGTGCATTCAACGAAACACCGAGTTCAGACAAGGTATCGGTCGCCGTCGGGATGATTGATTCGAAGACTCCGGTAACGCCTGGCACTCCGGTCCAGTAACCGATATTGACCTCTTCGACTGGTTCACCGAGATTTTCCGAACTCCCACCAGACCCATCTCCGCCGGACCCACCGTCACCGGATCCATTACCGCCACATCCCGCCAACCCGCCGATCGCTCCCGTGCCGCCAATTATTTTGATAAAATTCCGACGCTGCTGAGTGTATTCCTTGTTATCCCTTGGCATTCCGATTCTGACGTTAGAGTGCTGATACTTAAATTTTGTCTCTATCGGGGTTGTGTTCAGCTACGCAGTTGGCCGTTTGACCTCCGCTGAGTGGAATAACGGAGTCGCGTACCCGACCCGCGAACAGGGAGCCGAGTTGCGGGACTTTCACAGCTTCTCTTCGAGACTCGCCGCA
This DNA window, taken from Halobellus sp. LT62, encodes the following:
- a CDS encoding ABC transporter substrate-binding protein, whose product is MPRDNKEYTQQRRNFIKIIGGTGAIGGLAGCGGNGSGDGGSGGDGSGGSSENLGEPVEEVNIGYWTGVPGVTGVFESIIPTATDTLSELGVSLNAQGKSYPTQISQMASGERESDMELMIHGTNPFRLDPDEMLHRFGIDRVGNTGSDNPSDYPNCEYTNTVYQQSVEGRSEERQELINRAMEIRSNEYFSIPLLKYPNFGTYNSSTVNLNGLGSWGLTYANTHMWRQSEPTSGDSFTSSLNPTVISSRNFLTLTAAPHIMFWSHGIHQPLTMYNEDFELMNVLAESVEEANEGREVTVTLKDATFHNGDEITAEDVKFTFDLILGNPGSYPLAREPQYDEIQVVDDKTVRFTGEDPDILLQTARLPNWGILHSDSWREAGAMENPGEAHPDEIIGSGLWQIENFNSSQAVRVSPHEGHPMYGEDGWSPEHEIIHVGYEGAEAAMQAFLAEDLDVATDASSNARERINENDWGEFSATNGWAPVVIYPNCSRGPCMFPEFRHAIGKAMNRQRHNQLAYDGMSEPILHSEIYADSYPYLAPDEMIPEFTEDPTGDIEGARQVLSDAGWGWDDNGNLHYPPDADLSPVFELGGRPSPDEFSCLTEEGGEVVYQEP